In the genome of Planococcus donghaensis, the window GAACCACATAATTCACAATCTTCGCCAGCCGGTTCATCTTTGATCTGTACTTTTTCCATTTCATTTTCTGCGACTTCGACATTTTTTTCGAACTTCCGGTAAAATGCATCGATAATTGAGCGCCATTCGATTTCGCCTTCTTCGACAGTATCCAAATCATGCTCCATTTTAGCGGTAAATTCGATGTTTAATATATCCGGGAAAAATTCAAGTACTAGCTGATGAACAATTTCACCCAACTCTGTTGGTATAAATCGTTTTGCATCTAGTGTGACATACCCACGCTTTTGAATTGTATCTAATGTCGGTGCGTAGGTCGACGGACGTCCTATTCCAAGCTCTTCAAGTGCTCGTACTAAACGGGCCTCTGTAAAACGCGGAGGCGGCTGCGTAAAATGCTGATTTGGTGTAATATCTACTGCTTTTACTACGTCCCCTTCAGCCATTTCCGGTAAAATATTATCTTTTTCTTCTTTTTGATCATCCGTGCCTTCAATATACAACTTCATGAAGCCTGGAAATTTCACTTGCGAACCATTTGCACGAAATACCGCTTCACCATTTTGCAATTCAGCCATTACTGTATCTAACACGGCCGAAGACATTTGACTTGCAACAAAACGATCCCAAATAAGTTTATACAGACGATAAAGGTCGCGCGAAAGAATGCTCTTCATTGATTCTGGTGTCCGCATGACACTTGTGGGACGCACTGCTTCGTGGGCATCTTGCGATTTAGCTGACTGTTTCGCAGCTACTTTTTGTGTAACGTACTCTTCGCCATATTTTTCAACGATAAAGTCGATAGTATCTTTTTTCGCCGTATCTGAAATCCGCGTCGAATCTGTTCGCATATACGTGATTAAACCTGTGATGCCTTCTTTGCCTACTGCAATACCTTCATACAATTGTTGCGCTAGCATCATTGTCTTTTTAGCTCGGAAGTTTAACTTGCGGGCAGCTTCTTGTTGGAGTGAAGAAGTTGTAAAAGAAGGGGAGGGATTTCTTTTTCTCTCTTTTTTCACCACGCGGTTTACTGTAAAGTTTTTTCCAGACATCGTTGACAATACTTCTTTGACATCGGCTTCATTGTTCAATTTCATTTTTTCTTTTGTGTTGCCATAAAATT includes:
- the topA gene encoding type I DNA topoisomerase, which gives rise to MADFLVIVESPAKAKTIERYLGKKYKVRASLGHLRDLPRSQMGVDVENNYEPRYITIRGKGPILQDLKKEAKKAKKVFLAADPDREGEAIAWHLATALGIDQTSDCRVVFNEITKDAIKESFKHPRKIDMDLVDAQQARRILDRLVGYSISPLLWKKVKKGLSAGRVQSVALRLVIDRENEIKGFEPEEYWSITGEFEKSKKKFEAQFYGNTKEKMKLNNEADVKEVLSTMSGKNFTVNRVVKKERKRNPSPSFTTSSLQQEAARKLNFRAKKTMMLAQQLYEGIAVGKEGITGLITYMRTDSTRISDTAKKDTIDFIVEKYGEEYVTQKVAAKQSAKSQDAHEAVRPTSVMRTPESMKSILSRDLYRLYKLIWDRFVASQMSSAVLDTVMAELQNGEAVFRANGSQVKFPGFMKLYIEGTDDQKEEKDNILPEMAEGDVVKAVDITPNQHFTQPPPRFTEARLVRALEELGIGRPSTYAPTLDTIQKRGYVTLDAKRFIPTELGEIVHQLVLEFFPDILNIEFTAKMEHDLDTVEEGEIEWRSIIDAFYRKFEKNVEVAENEMEKVQIKDEPAGEDCELCGSPMVYKLGRYGKFMACSNFPECRNTKAIVKHIGVTCPTCKQGEIVERKSKKRRIFYGCERYPECEFVSWDKPIERPCPKCSELLVEKKVKKGVQISCTSCDYKEEVQ